The following coding sequences are from one Parafrankia discariae window:
- the hisI gene encoding phosphoribosyl-AMP cyclohydrolase — MTARASDLDPAIARQLKRDGSGLFPAVAQQYDSGEVLMVGWMDDEALHRTLTTGRATYWSRSRAEYWVKGDTSGHVQWVRSVALDCDGDTVLVRVDQVGPACHTGTHTCFTGRELSAGGARPLPPPAATFGSAPAPTSAPAPAPTSTPMSMPAAAPTTTGAP; from the coding sequence GTGACCGCGCGTGCCTCCGATCTCGATCCCGCCATCGCCCGTCAGCTCAAGCGGGACGGCTCCGGTCTGTTCCCGGCCGTCGCCCAGCAGTACGACTCCGGCGAGGTCCTCATGGTCGGGTGGATGGACGACGAGGCGTTGCACCGGACCCTCACCACCGGCCGAGCCACCTACTGGAGTCGCAGCCGGGCCGAGTACTGGGTCAAGGGCGACACCAGCGGACACGTGCAGTGGGTGCGGTCGGTCGCGCTCGACTGCGACGGCGACACCGTGCTGGTCCGGGTGGACCAGGTGGGCCCGGCCTGCCACACCGGCACACACACCTGCTTCACCGGTCGCGAGCTTTCTGCCGGTGGTGCCCGGCCCCTGCCGCCCCCGGCAGCGACCTTCGGGTCGGCGCCCGCGCCGACCTCCGCGCCCGCGCCGGCGCCAACCTCCACGCCCATGTCCATGCCGGCAGCGGCGCCGACGACGACGGGAGCACCGTGA